The Bradyrhizobium ottawaense genome window below encodes:
- a CDS encoding MFS transporter, with translation MALTTLGCVGMWSLVVALPAVQADFNAPRAEATLPYTLAIIGFMIGGIVIGRLTDRFGILPPLAGGTVLMSLGYVLTAFAPSLFVFALISGLTIGLGGAASFAPLVADVSLWFDKHRGLAISLAMAGSSLAGVVWPPIVQHAIAAYGWRQTHIGIGLFCLATMLPLSLVLLRRPVVRMAAREAAGSGSTMQTIGLPPSVTQGLLALAGICCCVAMAMPQVHLVAYCGDLGYGSARGAEMLAVMLGFSVASRFVFGWLLNRIGGLPTLLLGSAMQAMALALYLPFNGLVSLYVVSAIFGLAQGGIVPSYAVIVRELFPAREAGFRVSLAISVTLAGMALGAWMAGATYDWTGSYASALVNGIAWNIVNMAIAAWLLQRQRRHVVGVVAAALS, from the coding sequence ATGGCACTCACCACCCTCGGCTGCGTCGGCATGTGGTCGCTGGTCGTGGCATTGCCGGCGGTGCAGGCCGATTTCAACGCGCCCCGCGCCGAGGCAACGCTGCCCTACACGCTCGCCATCATCGGCTTCATGATCGGCGGCATCGTCATCGGCCGCCTGACAGATCGCTTCGGCATCCTGCCGCCGCTGGCCGGGGGCACGGTCCTGATGAGTCTCGGCTACGTCCTCACCGCCTTCGCGCCAAGCCTGTTCGTGTTCGCGCTGATCTCAGGTCTCACGATCGGCCTCGGCGGCGCGGCCAGCTTCGCGCCTTTGGTCGCCGACGTCTCGCTGTGGTTCGACAAGCACCGCGGCCTTGCCATTTCCCTGGCGATGGCCGGCAGCTCTCTGGCCGGCGTGGTCTGGCCACCGATCGTCCAGCACGCCATCGCCGCGTATGGCTGGCGGCAGACCCATATCGGCATCGGCCTGTTCTGCCTGGCGACCATGCTGCCGCTGTCACTGGTTTTGCTGCGGCGACCCGTCGTCCGCATGGCCGCACGCGAAGCGGCGGGCAGCGGCAGCACGATGCAGACCATCGGCCTGCCCCCTTCCGTCACCCAGGGCCTGCTGGCGTTAGCCGGCATCTGCTGCTGCGTCGCCATGGCGATGCCGCAGGTCCATCTGGTCGCCTATTGCGGCGACCTCGGCTACGGCTCTGCGCGCGGCGCCGAAATGCTGGCGGTCATGCTCGGCTTCAGCGTGGCGAGCCGCTTTGTTTTCGGCTGGCTGTTGAACCGCATCGGCGGCCTGCCGACCTTGCTGCTGGGCTCGGCGATGCAGGCCATGGCACTCGCGCTCTATCTGCCGTTCAACGGGCTGGTCTCACTCTACGTCGTATCCGCCATTTTCGGCCTGGCGCAGGGCGGCATCGTGCCGAGCTATGCGGTGATCGTCCGCGAGCTGTTCCCGGCGCGGGAAGCCGGCTTCCGCGTCAGCCTCGCCATCTCGGTCACGCTCGCCGGCATGGCGCTGGGGGCCTGGATGGCCGGGGCGACCTACGACTGGACCGGCTCCTACGCTTCGGCGCTGGTCAATGGCATCGCCTGGAACATCGTGAACATGGCGATAGCAGCCTGGCTGCTGCAGCGCCAGCGTCGGCATGTTGTCGGCGTCGTCGCCGCCGCGCTCAGCTGA
- a CDS encoding GreA/GreB family elongation factor encodes MLPLPKIALTASDYPRLERLARLAAQKGDLDGIFLISEINRADIVPNDWDDLRSRVTVGSWVTCCTNWGVPRRIVQLAWPEECWSDPARISVLTPLGAALIGLQVGDQMPYILAGCLNVVRVQNVTQSSPNVVPLFRAHRRSKPRDDDPGPTAA; translated from the coding sequence GTGCTGCCTCTTCCAAAAATCGCGCTCACCGCATCGGACTATCCGCGACTCGAACGGCTTGCCCGCCTTGCCGCCCAAAAAGGCGACCTGGACGGGATATTCCTCATCAGTGAGATCAACCGCGCCGACATCGTGCCGAACGATTGGGACGATCTCCGTTCGCGCGTGACCGTGGGATCATGGGTCACCTGTTGCACGAACTGGGGCGTTCCGCGTCGCATCGTGCAATTGGCCTGGCCCGAGGAGTGTTGGTCGGATCCCGCCCGCATTTCGGTCCTGACACCATTGGGGGCAGCCTTGATCGGCCTGCAGGTCGGCGACCAAATGCCATACATCCTCGCCGGCTGCCTGAACGTCGTCAGGGTTCAGAACGTCACCCAATCAAGCCCCAACGTCGTCCCGCTCTTCCGGGCTCATCGGCGCAGCAAGCCGCGCGATGACGATCCCGGACCAACTGCAGCATAG
- a CDS encoding class I SAM-dependent methyltransferase — protein MGRLLNIVTPLHTATKRDYMGRMNDDKIGCSLKAREYEADYWDGDRRFGYGGYRFIEGRWAPVAKALIETYGLKNGSSVLDVGCGKGFLLYEMQKILPGLKVVGFDISKHGLENAHEQVKPYLFNYRAQDIYPYGDDSFDLVISLGTLHNLRLYELEAALKEVERVGKNKYVMVEGYRNVAELHNLECWALTAESILHTSEWIWLYGKLGYTGDYEFIYFE, from the coding sequence ATGGGACGACTACTGAATATCGTGACGCCGCTGCATACGGCGACGAAGCGCGACTACATGGGCCGCATGAACGACGACAAGATCGGCTGCTCGCTGAAAGCGCGGGAATACGAGGCCGACTATTGGGACGGCGACCGCCGCTTCGGCTATGGCGGCTACCGCTTCATCGAGGGGCGCTGGGCGCCGGTCGCCAAGGCGCTGATCGAGACCTATGGCCTGAAGAACGGCTCCAGCGTGCTCGACGTCGGCTGCGGCAAGGGCTTTCTGCTGTACGAGATGCAGAAGATCCTGCCGGGTTTGAAGGTCGTCGGCTTCGATATCTCCAAGCACGGCCTCGAAAATGCACACGAGCAGGTGAAGCCCTACCTCTTCAACTATCGCGCCCAGGACATCTACCCCTATGGCGACGACAGTTTCGATCTCGTCATCTCGCTCGGCACCCTGCACAATCTTCGGCTGTACGAGCTCGAAGCGGCGCTCAAGGAGGTCGAGCGGGTCGGCAAGAACAAATACGTCATGGTCGAGGGCTACCGGAACGTCGCCGAATTGCACAACCTCGAATGCTGGGCGCTGACGGCGGAGTCGATCCTGCATACGTCGGAATGGATCTGGCTCTACGGCAAGCTCGGTTACACCGGCGATTACGAATTCATCTATTTCGAGTGA
- a CDS encoding CopG family transcriptional regulator yields the protein MADNVHELRPKVPDTEKITINLGYVDLGHVDLMVQEGFYSNRTDFIRTAIRNQLERHGEVVRRSTARKNLDLGLRNYTREDLEAARRAGEMLQINVLGLATIAQDVTPELARATIASVSVLGALHATPAVKAALADRTR from the coding sequence ATGGCCGATAATGTGCATGAGCTGCGACCCAAGGTCCCCGACACCGAGAAGATCACGATCAACCTTGGCTATGTCGACCTCGGTCATGTCGATCTCATGGTGCAGGAAGGGTTCTATTCGAACCGGACCGATTTTATCCGGACAGCAATCCGGAACCAGCTCGAGCGCCACGGAGAGGTCGTCAGACGATCCACGGCCCGGAAGAACCTGGACCTCGGGCTGCGCAACTACACTCGCGAGGATCTCGAAGCGGCGCGGCGCGCCGGCGAAATGCTGCAGATCAATGTTTTAGGCCTAGCCACCATCGCCCAGGACGTCACTCCCGAGTTGGCTCGCGCCACAATCGCGTCGGTCTCGGTGCTGGGGGCCCTTCACGCCACTCCCGCGGTCAAGGCCGCTCTCGCCGACAGAACGAGGTGA
- a CDS encoding glycoside hydrolase family 5 protein, translating into MTASRRRWLTAAMLLSISFGAPAFADTCVPVPQTVAPARLAALSRGFNADGWINGEVPSRELLQQLRRAGMTHVRLPVPAERVMPRFAAKAERDETLRVLDKALKQLTALGYATSVDLHPGERFNRLHKQDPDAALREMQDAWSGLAEVIRSYPADRVFAELLNEPDIDADTWQRQVETLAGFVRKLLPATTLVVGPVNWQRADSLPRFRPLDDPDIVYAIHFYDPMVFTHQAHWDAQDPLHDIMDLPYPINAGDPKVQTLRQDLQARGATKALGMLDVAIAAAKDKPQADRWLTPALAWQQQFKRPIIVNEFGVLKAGAPRQSRLRWLADVTAYAREHCWGWTHWELAQGFGLVDRSTGRPDPDVMRALLGAPRPGRR; encoded by the coding sequence ATGACAGCGTCGCGCCGTCGTTGGCTGACTGCTGCGATGCTGCTGTCGATCTCATTCGGAGCGCCGGCCTTCGCCGACACTTGCGTGCCCGTGCCGCAGACGGTCGCGCCGGCGAGGCTCGCCGCATTGTCGCGCGGCTTCAATGCCGACGGCTGGATCAACGGTGAGGTGCCAAGCCGCGAATTGCTGCAGCAATTGCGCCGCGCTGGAATGACTCACGTCCGGTTGCCGGTGCCGGCCGAGCGCGTGATGCCTCGTTTCGCTGCAAAGGCCGAGCGCGACGAGACGCTGCGTGTGCTCGACAAGGCGCTGAAGCAGCTCACCGCACTCGGCTATGCTACGTCAGTCGATCTTCATCCCGGCGAGCGCTTCAATCGCCTGCACAAGCAGGATCCGGACGCGGCGCTGCGCGAGATGCAGGACGCCTGGAGCGGTCTTGCAGAGGTCATTCGCTCCTATCCGGCCGACCGCGTCTTCGCCGAGCTGCTCAACGAGCCCGATATCGACGCCGACACATGGCAAAGGCAGGTCGAGACGCTCGCCGGCTTCGTCCGCAAATTGCTTCCTGCCACGACCCTCGTCGTCGGCCCCGTCAACTGGCAGCGCGCGGATTCGCTGCCGCGGTTTCGTCCGCTGGACGATCCCGACATCGTCTATGCCATCCACTTCTATGATCCCATGGTGTTCACCCATCAGGCCCACTGGGATGCGCAGGATCCGCTGCACGACATCATGGACCTGCCTTATCCGATCAACGCCGGCGATCCCAAAGTGCAAACGCTGCGCCAGGATCTGCAGGCGAGGGGCGCGACCAAGGCGCTCGGCATGCTCGACGTCGCAATCGCCGCCGCCAAGGACAAGCCGCAGGCCGATCGCTGGCTCACACCGGCGCTCGCATGGCAGCAGCAGTTCAAGCGGCCGATCATCGTCAACGAGTTCGGCGTGCTGAAAGCCGGCGCGCCGAGACAAAGCCGGCTGCGCTGGCTGGCGGACGTCACCGCTTATGCCAGGGAGCATTGCTGGGGCTGGACGCATTGGGAGCTGGCGCAGGGCTTTGGCCTCGTCGATCGCAGCACCGGCAGGCCCGATCCCGACGTGATGCGGGCGCTGCTCGGCGCGCCCCGGCCCGGCCGGCGCTGA
- a CDS encoding exopolysaccharide transport family protein, with amino-acid sequence MAFGSRATPRSIAPTEPAASWEAPRAARMKPDGAAPALIKGSLTVTGVLSFLRENGRRILTLAVALFALGVVVLMILPVRYAATALVVLDPRELRVTSDQEVLPGIGQDAAALQSQIEIAKSDGFLRPLIEQLKIADDDDIAGGHTDMTRLLEKFRNRLEITRRGLTYVIAISFTSNRSERAAYYANAIAAAFVASQGRVRTEATDEAADWLKDRLKTLNERLRASEDAVAAFRLEHKILNAGKDSTTQQLRVTDLNQQVSAARLRTEEAKARYEQVQRDLKANVEGPVKQDLLSMLRAQRSTLNDQIAQKKAVYGERHPDLAISYSQLADINRQIEVERKKNIDTAKSEYEAQLEQQNALEKQLKAVETQMLVDGQALVKLQELQRDADANRNIYEQFLSRFKTTNEQRQLQNSQTKIASPAIPPLRSTRPPLALLLAALGIGSLLTSTAATAAMTSMSGGPGPAEAAVHAGAQDTQVQQQAQTQVQPSAAAAPRPEAMPRLPVWARIPDLASGTATNTVWQRPIAASVELDLGAYLRPLLERIDRVPVRGCKVALVLSVGKSAGGNTVARSLNRAAVNRGMMSVLIRLQPEFAGHQPPVTEWNDGSTTAGLQSIDELLSAGRKADARPEDDIRSEFDLIIVHAGNLALQPDAIALAAHADLIVLVARAGELGSAAMRRVTAALSRYEAVPTGLVVNHAPAGSQAPHPEGAALGLAV; translated from the coding sequence ATGGCGTTCGGTAGCCGCGCAACTCCGCGAAGCATCGCCCCGACGGAGCCTGCGGCTTCGTGGGAAGCGCCGCGGGCTGCGCGGATGAAACCTGACGGCGCCGCGCCGGCGCTGATCAAGGGATCGCTGACCGTCACCGGTGTGCTGTCTTTCCTGCGCGAGAACGGCCGGCGCATTCTGACGCTGGCGGTGGCGCTGTTCGCCCTCGGCGTCGTCGTTCTGATGATTCTGCCGGTCCGGTACGCCGCGACCGCCCTGGTCGTGCTCGATCCCCGGGAGCTGCGCGTGACCTCGGATCAGGAGGTGCTGCCGGGCATCGGCCAGGACGCCGCGGCGCTTCAGAGCCAGATCGAGATCGCCAAATCGGACGGCTTTCTCCGCCCCCTGATCGAGCAGCTCAAGATCGCCGATGACGATGACATCGCGGGCGGTCATACCGACATGACGCGCCTGCTCGAGAAATTCCGTAACCGCCTCGAGATCACGCGGCGCGGGCTCACTTACGTCATTGCCATTTCCTTCACCTCGAACCGCTCCGAGCGGGCCGCTTACTACGCCAACGCCATCGCCGCGGCGTTCGTTGCCAGCCAGGGCCGCGTCCGCACCGAGGCCACGGACGAGGCGGCCGATTGGCTCAAGGACCGGCTGAAGACGCTGAACGAGCGGCTGCGCGCATCGGAAGACGCCGTCGCCGCCTTCAGGCTCGAGCACAAGATCCTCAATGCCGGCAAGGATTCAACCACGCAGCAATTGCGGGTGACCGATCTCAATCAGCAGGTCTCCGCCGCCCGTCTTCGCACCGAGGAAGCCAAGGCGCGCTACGAGCAGGTGCAACGCGATCTCAAGGCCAATGTCGAAGGTCCCGTGAAGCAGGACCTGCTGAGCATGCTGCGCGCGCAGCGCTCGACCCTAAATGACCAGATCGCGCAGAAGAAGGCGGTGTACGGCGAGCGCCATCCCGACCTCGCGATCTCCTACAGCCAGCTGGCCGATATCAACCGGCAGATCGAGGTCGAGCGGAAGAAGAACATCGACACCGCCAAGTCCGAATATGAGGCTCAGCTGGAGCAGCAGAACGCGCTGGAAAAGCAGCTCAAGGCGGTCGAGACGCAGATGCTGGTCGACGGCCAGGCGCTGGTGAAGCTGCAGGAGCTGCAGCGGGACGCCGATGCCAACAGGAACATTTACGAACAGTTCCTGTCGCGGTTCAAGACGACCAATGAGCAGCGTCAGCTGCAAAACTCCCAGACCAAGATCGCTTCGCCCGCCATTCCGCCGTTGCGCTCGACCCGTCCGCCGCTCGCTTTGCTGCTGGCGGCGCTGGGGATCGGCTCGCTGCTGACATCGACCGCCGCCACAGCGGCGATGACGAGCATGTCCGGCGGGCCTGGGCCTGCCGAGGCCGCCGTGCATGCGGGGGCGCAGGACACGCAAGTCCAGCAGCAAGCCCAAACTCAAGTCCAGCCTTCCGCCGCTGCCGCGCCCCGGCCCGAGGCGATGCCGCGCCTTCCCGTCTGGGCCCGCATTCCTGATCTGGCGTCCGGGACTGCGACCAACACCGTCTGGCAAAGACCGATCGCCGCCTCGGTCGAGCTCGATCTCGGCGCCTATCTGCGGCCGCTGCTCGAGCGGATCGATCGCGTGCCGGTGCGCGGTTGCAAGGTCGCCCTCGTGCTGTCGGTCGGCAAGAGTGCCGGCGGCAACACCGTTGCGCGCTCGCTCAATCGCGCCGCCGTGAACCGCGGCATGATGAGCGTATTGATCCGGCTGCAGCCGGAATTCGCAGGTCACCAGCCGCCGGTGACCGAATGGAACGACGGCTCGACCACGGCGGGACTTCAGTCGATCGACGAGCTTCTCAGTGCCGGCCGAAAGGCAGACGCGAGGCCCGAGGACGATATTCGTTCGGAGTTCGATCTGATCATCGTCCATGCCGGCAATCTCGCCTTGCAGCCCGACGCCATCGCGCTGGCGGCGCATGCGGACCTGATCGTCCTCGTGGCGCGCGCCGGCGAGCTCGGTTCGGCGGCGATGCGCCGGGTGACCGCGGCGTTGTCGCGGTATGAGGCCGTGCCGACGGGTCTGGTCGTCAATCACGCGCCTGCGGGTTCGCAGGCGCCGCACCCCGAGGGCGCCGCATTGGGTCTTGCGGTTTGA
- a CDS encoding phasin family protein, whose protein sequence is MSKRKPAPASKRARNPKMAARAQRNKQAIVRSPKEEFLRSAAAASIEPPLKLHDDPGHEVPVIEPRVDALPGDLSQRMIGSDPMKGFALATANMQAYQAKLLEIAQANVQFTFDFGLRLATIGSPTEFFAVITEFTSRRAEMFGQHSKELAAYPFWRIKPAPELAALPGR, encoded by the coding sequence ATGAGCAAACGCAAACCGGCACCAGCGTCAAAGCGCGCCCGCAATCCGAAAATGGCCGCGCGGGCCCAACGGAACAAGCAGGCCATTGTTAGAAGCCCGAAAGAGGAATTTCTTCGCTCTGCTGCGGCAGCCTCAATTGAACCGCCTCTTAAGCTTCATGATGATCCTGGACACGAGGTTCCTGTCATTGAGCCTCGGGTGGATGCCTTGCCAGGTGACCTCAGTCAGAGAATGATCGGCAGCGATCCAATGAAAGGCTTCGCTTTAGCCACGGCAAACATGCAGGCGTACCAAGCAAAGCTTCTTGAGATAGCCCAGGCCAACGTGCAGTTCACTTTTGATTTCGGCCTGAGACTTGCGACGATCGGGTCACCAACTGAATTTTTCGCCGTCATTACCGAGTTTACAAGCAGACGGGCCGAGATGTTCGGGCAGCATTCGAAAGAATTGGCGGCATATCCGTTCTGGCGCATCAAGCCGGCCCCAGAGCTCGCGGCTCTGCCGGGACGATAA
- a CDS encoding LysR family transcriptional regulator has product MTYLLPPLNALRAFEAAARHLSFKQAAHELHVTAGAVSQQVRLLEERLGVQLFERRTRQIILTAAGETYLARVREAFRCLAEATAELKPEGVTSLLHIGLHASFAIDALRTRLAQFRRAEPQLAIRISQPAGLHELLEGKVDVVIADRVQRCPGYRCEPLQSGFLIGPLGTADCPEIETLRSCLLGDVERARPAAPRAPLAASAAGPARRPSKPFFSA; this is encoded by the coding sequence ATGACGTATCTGCTGCCGCCACTCAATGCCCTGCGCGCCTTCGAGGCCGCCGCCCGCCATCTCAGCTTCAAGCAGGCCGCTCACGAGCTGCACGTCACGGCCGGTGCCGTCAGCCAGCAAGTCCGCCTCTTGGAGGAGCGGCTGGGGGTGCAGCTGTTCGAGCGACGGACACGGCAGATCATTCTGACCGCTGCCGGCGAAACCTATCTGGCGCGGGTCCGGGAGGCGTTTCGCTGTCTTGCCGAGGCCACCGCCGAGCTCAAGCCCGAGGGCGTCACAAGCCTGCTGCATATCGGCCTCCACGCCAGTTTTGCGATCGATGCGTTGCGGACGCGCCTGGCGCAGTTCCGCCGGGCCGAGCCCCAGCTCGCCATTCGCATCAGCCAGCCGGCGGGGCTGCACGAGCTGCTCGAAGGCAAGGTCGACGTCGTGATTGCGGACAGGGTGCAGCGCTGTCCCGGCTACAGGTGCGAGCCCCTGCAGAGCGGCTTCCTGATCGGGCCGCTTGGCACTGCCGATTGTCCGGAGATCGAAACCTTGCGGTCCTGCCTGCTTGGCGATGTCGAGCGCGCGCGGCCGGCCGCGCCGAGGGCGCCGCTGGCTGCCAGTGCGGCAGGCCCGGCACGCAGACCATCCAAGCCGTTCTTTTCCGCCTGA
- a CDS encoding alpha/beta hydrolase family esterase: protein MLNQVIIREATRLTRAGQLVEATALLQRMLHGGSAPKPEHRNAAQARLPRLDPLTIDATADVVEEREAPQISPARSDQRRRRSSPLDGMRDFSGLGLRSPIARAPLSPSDMVPEGTRFIAGTFSNAAGSRTYKLFIPSRCEGRRLPLIVMLHGCTQSPDDFAAGTRMNFLAEEQNCFVVYPEQPNGANPSKCWNWFRAGDQRRGGGEPSMIAGITRQIMRDHAIDPKRVYVAGLSAGGAAAAIMGATYSDLYAAVGIHSGLACGAASDLPSAFLAMRQGGGSKAIADGKTSVPTIVFHGDRDTTVHPKNGDQIIEQSTRATRPTTKVLRGRVPNGHAYTRTVLIDGAGRAISEHWNIDGAGHAWSGGSPAGTYTDPQGPDATREMLRFFLEHSLGG from the coding sequence ATGCTGAATCAAGTCATAATCCGCGAAGCAACCCGCCTCACGCGTGCCGGCCAACTGGTCGAGGCCACCGCGCTCCTGCAGCGCATGCTCCACGGCGGTAGCGCTCCAAAACCAGAGCATCGCAACGCCGCTCAGGCTCGGCTCCCGCGGCTCGATCCGCTTACCATCGACGCTACGGCCGACGTCGTCGAGGAGCGGGAAGCTCCGCAGATCTCGCCGGCCCGCTCTGATCAGCGACGCAGGCGCTCCTCACCGCTCGACGGCATGCGGGATTTTTCCGGGCTCGGCCTGCGAAGTCCGATCGCACGCGCTCCTCTGTCCCCGTCGGACATGGTGCCCGAGGGCACACGGTTTATCGCCGGTACCTTCAGTAACGCCGCGGGAAGCCGGACCTACAAGCTGTTCATCCCAAGCCGCTGTGAGGGACGACGGCTTCCGCTGATCGTCATGCTTCATGGATGCACCCAGTCGCCCGACGATTTCGCGGCCGGCACCCGGATGAACTTCCTGGCGGAAGAGCAGAATTGCTTCGTGGTCTATCCTGAGCAACCGAACGGAGCCAACCCATCGAAGTGCTGGAACTGGTTTCGCGCGGGCGACCAGCGCCGCGGCGGGGGCGAGCCCTCGATGATCGCGGGCATTACCCGCCAGATCATGCGCGACCATGCGATCGATCCGAAGCGCGTATACGTCGCGGGTCTGTCGGCCGGCGGGGCCGCCGCCGCCATCATGGGCGCAACGTATAGCGACCTGTACGCGGCGGTCGGTATTCATTCAGGCCTCGCGTGCGGAGCCGCGAGCGATCTTCCCTCCGCGTTCCTCGCCATGCGGCAGGGAGGCGGCTCCAAGGCAATTGCGGACGGTAAAACTTCTGTGCCGACCATCGTTTTCCATGGCGATCGCGACACCACGGTGCATCCAAAGAATGGCGATCAGATAATCGAGCAGTCCACCAGGGCAACGAGGCCGACGACGAAGGTACTTCGCGGACGCGTACCCAACGGCCATGCCTATACTCGCACCGTCCTGATCGACGGGGCCGGTCGGGCGATCTCCGAACACTGGAACATCGATGGCGCTGGACACGCGTGGTCAGGCGGCAGTCCCGCCGGGACCTACACTGATCCGCAAGGGCCGGATGCGACGAGGGAAATGCTGCGCTTCTTCCTCGAGCATTCGCTCGGTGGGTAA
- a CDS encoding LLM class flavin-dependent oxidoreductase, with amino-acid sequence MKKIGFLSFGHWTPSSQSQTRSAADTLLQSIELAVAAEQLGADGAYFRVHHFARQLASPFPLLAAVGARTSRIEIGTAVIDMRYENPLYMVEDAGSADLIAGGRLQLGISRGSPEQVIDGWRYFGYRPADGQSDADMGRRHAEVFLDLLRGEGFAEPNPQPMFPNPPGLLRIEPHAQRLRERIWWGAGSNATAVWAAKLGMNLQSSTLKNDETGEAFHVQQAAQIRAYRAAWKEAGHTREPRVSVSRSIFALMDDRDRAYFGRGGEGEDQIGFIDPQTRAIFGRSYAAEPDALIEQLRQDEAIAEADTLLLTIPNQLGVDYCAHAIEAILKHVAPALGWR; translated from the coding sequence ATGAAGAAAATCGGCTTTCTCTCCTTCGGACACTGGACCCCCTCGTCGCAATCGCAGACCCGCTCGGCCGCAGACACCCTGCTGCAATCGATCGAGCTTGCGGTCGCGGCCGAGCAACTGGGCGCGGACGGCGCCTATTTCCGGGTGCATCATTTCGCGCGCCAGCTCGCCTCGCCCTTTCCGCTGCTCGCGGCGGTCGGCGCCAGGACGAGCAGGATCGAGATCGGCACGGCCGTGATCGACATGCGCTATGAGAACCCGCTCTACATGGTGGAGGACGCAGGCAGCGCCGATCTCATCGCCGGCGGCCGGCTGCAGCTCGGCATCAGCCGCGGCTCGCCCGAGCAGGTGATCGACGGATGGCGCTACTTCGGCTATCGGCCCGCTGACGGCCAGAGCGATGCCGACATGGGCCGGCGCCACGCGGAAGTCTTTCTCGACCTGCTCCGTGGTGAAGGCTTTGCCGAGCCCAATCCGCAGCCGATGTTTCCCAACCCGCCGGGGCTCTTGCGGATCGAGCCGCATGCGCAACGCCTGCGCGAGCGGATCTGGTGGGGCGCCGGCTCCAACGCCACCGCGGTGTGGGCGGCGAAGCTCGGCATGAATCTGCAGAGCTCGACGCTGAAGAACGACGAGACCGGCGAGGCCTTTCACGTGCAGCAGGCCGCGCAGATTCGCGCCTATCGCGCGGCGTGGAAGGAGGCCGGCCACACCCGTGAGCCCCGCGTCTCCGTCAGCCGCAGCATCTTTGCGCTGATGGACGATCGCGATCGTGCCTATTTTGGCCGGGGCGGCGAAGGCGAGGACCAGATCGGCTTCATCGACCCGCAGACCCGGGCGATCTTCGGCCGGAGTTATGCTGCCGAGCCCGATGCGCTGATCGAGCAGCTGCGCCAGGACGAGGCGATCGCGGAGGCAGACACGCTGCTGTTGACGATCCCGAACCAGTTAGGGGTCGATTACTGCGCGCATGCGATCGAGGCGATCCTGAAACATGTCGCACCGGCGCTGGGGTGGCGGTGA
- a CDS encoding zinc-binding dehydrogenase produces MDIKTAKAAILVESGKPLIVDEFTLPDRLEHGQVLAHVHTSSICGAQINEIDAVKGVDKFLPHLLGHEALATIVETGPGVVSCKQGDTVVMHWRPGKGIQSNTPAYSWRGKRLNAGWVTTFNEYAVVSENRVTPVPASIDRTSAPLLGCAVTTALGVVNNDAQIAIGEAVVVFGVGGVGLNIVQFAAMVGAYPVIAIDRLDNKLAMAKDFGATHTINSEAVKDVAAAVRAITGSDGPDKVVETTGVKNLIELAYEITAKKGRCILVGVPREKAEIYTLPLHFEKVLKGSEGGQCQPARDIPRLVRLSDAGKVSYRGIVTHEFALDDVNDALDLMRSGTSGRILLNIS; encoded by the coding sequence ATGGACATCAAGACTGCCAAGGCGGCCATTCTCGTCGAATCCGGCAAGCCGCTGATCGTCGACGAGTTCACCTTGCCCGACAGGCTCGAACACGGCCAGGTGCTCGCGCACGTGCACACGTCGAGCATCTGCGGCGCGCAGATCAACGAGATCGACGCCGTCAAAGGCGTCGACAAGTTCCTGCCGCATCTTTTGGGACACGAAGCGCTCGCCACGATCGTCGAAACCGGACCCGGCGTGGTCTCCTGCAAGCAGGGCGACACCGTCGTCATGCATTGGCGGCCCGGCAAGGGCATCCAGTCCAATACGCCGGCCTATTCCTGGCGCGGCAAGCGCCTCAATGCGGGCTGGGTCACCACCTTCAATGAATATGCCGTGGTCTCGGAGAACCGTGTCACGCCCGTTCCCGCCTCGATCGACCGCACCAGCGCGCCGCTGCTCGGCTGCGCGGTGACGACCGCACTCGGCGTCGTCAACAACGACGCGCAGATCGCCATCGGCGAAGCCGTCGTCGTGTTCGGCGTCGGCGGCGTCGGGTTGAACATCGTGCAATTCGCCGCGATGGTCGGCGCCTATCCGGTCATTGCGATCGACCGCCTCGACAACAAGCTGGCGATGGCGAAGGATTTCGGCGCCACCCACACCATCAACTCCGAAGCGGTCAAGGATGTCGCTGCCGCGGTTCGCGCCATCACCGGTTCGGACGGGCCCGACAAGGTGGTAGAGACGACGGGCGTCAAGAATCTGATCGAGCTCGCCTACGAGATCACGGCCAAGAAAGGCCGTTGTATCCTGGTCGGCGTTCCCCGCGAGAAGGCCGAGATCTACACGCTGCCGTTACATTTCGAGAAGGTGCTGAAGGGCTCGGAAGGCGGGCAGTGCCAGCCCGCGCGCGACATCCCGCGTCTCGTTCGCCTGAGCGACGCCGGCAAGGTGAGCTACCGCGGGATCGTGACCCACGAGTTCGCGCTCGACGACGTCAACGACGCGCTGGATTTGATGCGCAGCGGCACATCGGGGCGGATCCTGCTGAACATCAGCTGA